Proteins encoded within one genomic window of Klebsiella sp. RIT-PI-d:
- the nadK gene encoding NAD(+) kinase, whose translation MNAHFKCIGIVGHPRHPTALTTHEMLYRWLSSRGYEVMIEQQIARELNLNEVRTGTLAEIGQQADLAVVVGGDGNMLGAARTLARYDIKVIGINRGNLGFLTDLDPDNAHQQLANVLEGEYITEKRFLLEAQVCQKACQKRISTAINEVVLHPGKVAHMIEFEVYIDEVFAFSQRSDGLIISTPTGSTAYSLSAGGPILTPSLDAITLVPMFPHTLSARPLVINSCSTIRLRFSHHGSDLEISCDSQIALPIQEDEDVLIRRSDYYLNLIHPKDYNYFNTLSAKLGWSKKLF comes from the coding sequence ATGAACGCTCATTTCAAGTGCATTGGTATAGTCGGACATCCGCGTCACCCTACCGCGCTCACCACACATGAAATGCTCTATCGCTGGCTCAGTTCCCGGGGCTATGAGGTAATGATTGAGCAGCAAATCGCACGTGAGCTGAATTTAAACGAGGTCCGCACCGGCACGCTGGCGGAAATCGGTCAGCAGGCGGATCTGGCCGTCGTTGTCGGCGGCGATGGCAACATGCTGGGTGCCGCGCGCACTCTGGCCCGCTATGACATCAAAGTCATTGGTATTAACCGTGGCAACCTCGGCTTTCTGACCGATCTTGACCCGGATAATGCGCACCAGCAGCTGGCCAATGTTCTGGAAGGGGAATATATCACCGAGAAGCGTTTCCTGCTGGAAGCCCAGGTATGCCAGAAAGCGTGTCAGAAACGGATCAGCACGGCCATTAATGAGGTGGTTTTGCATCCCGGTAAAGTCGCTCATATGATTGAATTTGAAGTCTATATCGACGAGGTTTTTGCCTTCTCACAGCGCTCTGATGGTTTAATTATTTCTACGCCTACCGGGTCAACGGCCTATTCCCTCTCAGCAGGAGGTCCCATCCTGACGCCCTCGCTGGATGCCATTACGCTGGTGCCGATGTTTCCCCATACCCTTTCTGCTCGCCCGCTGGTCATCAACAGCTGCAGCACCATTCGCCTGCGGTTTTCGCATCACGGCAGCGATCTGGAAATTAGCTGTGATAGCCAAATTGCACTGCCGATTCAGGAAGATGAAGATGTTTTGATTCGCCGTAGCGACTACTATCTGAACCTTATTCATCCTAAAGATTATAACTATTTCAATACGCTAAGTGCGAAACTGGGCTGGTCAAAAAAATTGTTCTGA
- the grpE gene encoding nucleotide exchange factor GrpE → MSSKEQKTPEGQAPEEIIMDQHEDVEAVEQEASAEQVDPRDEKIASLEAQLADAQTRERESLLRSKAEMENLRRRTELDIEKAHKFALEKFVNELLPVVDSLDRALEVADKANPDMASMVEGIELTLKSMLDVVRKFGVEVIADTNVPLDPNVHQAIAMVESDDVAAGNVLMVMQKGYTLNGRTIRAAMVTVAKAK, encoded by the coding sequence ATGAGTAGTAAAGAACAGAAAACGCCTGAGGGGCAAGCCCCGGAAGAAATTATCATGGATCAGCACGAAGACGTTGAGGCCGTTGAACAAGAGGCTTCTGCTGAACAGGTGGATCCGCGCGATGAAAAAATTGCGAGTCTTGAAGCGCAGTTAGCTGATGCTCAGACCCGCGAGCGCGAAAGCCTGCTACGCAGCAAAGCGGAAATGGAAAACCTGCGTCGTCGCACTGAACTGGATATCGAGAAAGCACATAAGTTCGCGCTGGAGAAGTTCGTCAACGAACTGCTGCCGGTGGTGGACAGCCTCGATCGTGCGCTGGAAGTGGCCGATAAAGCAAATCCTGACATGGCATCCATGGTCGAAGGTATTGAGCTGACCCTGAAGTCAATGCTGGATGTGGTACGTAAGTTCGGCGTAGAAGTCATTGCCGATACCAACGTTCCGCTGGACCCGAACGTACATCAGGCTATTGCAATGGTGGAGTCTGACGATGTTGCTGCCGGCAATGTGCTGATGGTGATGCAGAAAGGCTATACGCTTAACGGTCGTACTATTCGCGCTGCGATGGTAACAGTCGCAAAAGCAAAGTAA
- the smpB gene encoding SsrA-binding protein SmpB, which translates to MTKKKTHKPGSATIALNKRARHEYFIEDEFEAGLVLQGWEVKCLRAGKANISDSYVILIDGEAYLFGANFTPLMVASSHVVCDPTRTRKLLLNQRELDSLYGRVNREGYTVVALSLYWKNAWCKVKIGVAKGKKQHDKRSDIKDREWQVDKARIMKHAGR; encoded by the coding sequence ATGACTAAGAAAAAAACCCACAAACCTGGATCAGCCACCATAGCGCTGAATAAACGCGCCCGTCACGAATACTTTATCGAAGATGAGTTTGAAGCGGGCCTGGTACTACAAGGCTGGGAAGTAAAATGTCTGCGTGCTGGTAAAGCTAACATCAGTGACAGCTACGTCATCTTAATTGACGGTGAAGCTTATCTGTTTGGCGCAAACTTTACCCCACTGATGGTCGCCTCATCACACGTTGTTTGCGACCCGACCCGTACACGTAAACTGCTGCTAAACCAGCGCGAACTGGATTCGCTGTATGGTCGCGTTAATCGCGAAGGCTATACGGTGGTTGCGCTTTCTTTGTACTGGAAAAATGCCTGGTGCAAAGTCAAAATTGGCGTGGCTAAAGGTAAGAAACAACACGACAAGCGCTCCGATATTAAAGATCGCGAATGGCAAGTTGATAAAGCCCGCATCATGAAACATGCAGGCCGCTAA
- the bdcA gene encoding SDR family oxidoreductase codes for MSAFQNKQVLVLGGSRGIGAAIVRRFASDGARVKFSFAGSKDAAEQLANETGSTAVHSDSSIRDEVITTVRESGPLDILVVNAGIAIFGDALEQDPDAIDRLFRINIHAPYHAAVEAARHMPEGGRIIIIGSVNGDRMPIPGMASYALSKSALQGLARGLARDFGPRGITINVVQPGPVDTDANPENGPMKDLMHSFMAIKRHGRPEEVAGMVAWLAGPEAGFVTGAMHTIDGAFGA; via the coding sequence ATGAGCGCATTTCAGAATAAGCAGGTTCTGGTTCTTGGTGGGAGCCGGGGGATTGGCGCAGCTATCGTTCGGCGTTTTGCCAGTGATGGTGCCCGGGTCAAATTTTCTTTTGCCGGATCGAAGGATGCAGCCGAACAGCTGGCGAATGAAACAGGCTCTACTGCCGTTCATAGTGACAGTTCGATCCGTGATGAGGTCATTACAACTGTACGCGAAAGTGGCCCCCTGGACATACTTGTGGTTAATGCCGGTATCGCTATATTTGGCGATGCTCTGGAGCAGGATCCGGATGCAATCGATCGCCTCTTCCGGATTAACATTCATGCGCCCTATCATGCTGCTGTAGAAGCTGCCCGGCATATGCCTGAAGGTGGACGCATTATCATCATCGGTTCCGTAAATGGCGATCGAATGCCGATTCCGGGCATGGCGTCTTACGCACTCAGCAAGTCTGCATTACAAGGTCTGGCTCGCGGGCTGGCCCGTGATTTCGGTCCACGTGGGATCACCATTAATGTCGTTCAGCCGGGGCCTGTTGATACCGATGCGAATCCGGAAAACGGCCCTATGAAAGATCTTATGCACAGTTTCATGGCTATCAAAAGACATGGGCGCCCTGAAGAGGTGGCTGGTATGGTGGCGTGGCTGGCGGGACCCGAGGCGGGTTTTGTAACCGGTGCAATGCATACGATCGATGGCGCTTTTGGAGCATAA
- a CDS encoding CcdB family protein, with the protein MQFVIYRNSGRSILYPLLINVTSDIIGTLNTRLVIPLLPVGRYPNLEVRPARLNPVLELIDGNQYVMMTHELASIPLKALGAEFCDGSIYRQTVKDALDFILDGI; encoded by the coding sequence ATGCAATTCGTCATTTATCGCAATTCTGGAAGAAGCATACTGTACCCGCTGCTCATAAATGTGACGAGCGATATCATTGGCACATTGAATACACGCTTGGTGATCCCATTGTTGCCTGTAGGGCGTTATCCAAATCTTGAGGTACGCCCGGCGCGATTAAATCCCGTACTGGAACTCATTGATGGTAACCAGTATGTCATGATGACCCATGAACTGGCGAGTATCCCGTTAAAGGCTCTCGGCGCTGAGTTTTGTGATGGTAGTATATATCGCCAGACTGTAAAAGATGCTCTGGATTTCATTCTGGATGGTATCTGA
- the recN gene encoding DNA repair protein RecN, producing MLAQLTISNFAIVRELEIDFHSGMTAITGETGAGKSIAIDALGLCLGGRAEGDIVRAGANRADLCARFSLKDTPAALRWLEANQLEEGRECLLRRVISSDGRSRGFINGTAVPLSQLRELGQLLIQIHGQHAHQLLIKSDHQKNLLDGYSGEIELTQRMAEHYRLWHQSCRALAQHQQQSQERAARAELLQYQLKELNEFHPQAGEFEQIDEEYKRLANSGQLLSTSQQALDLLADGEDANLQSQLYTAKQLVSELVSMDSKLSGVLDMLEEATIQIGEASEELRHYSDRLDLDPNRLFELEQRISRQITLARKHHVSPEELPVYHQSLLDEQQQLDDQADSLETLSLAVNKHHALALETARQLHQRRLSSAQELATLITDSMHTLSMPHGQFTIEVSFDEHHLTAEGADRIEFRVTTNPGQPLQPIAKVASGGELSRIALAIQVITARKMETPALIFDEVDVGISGPTAAVVGKLLRQLGESTQVMCVTHLPQVAGCGHHHFVVSKETDGEMTETHMHPLDKRARLQELARLLGGSEVTRNTLANAKELLAA from the coding sequence ATGTTGGCACAACTTACCATCAGCAATTTTGCCATCGTTCGTGAGCTTGAAATCGATTTTCACAGCGGGATGACCGCTATCACCGGTGAAACCGGCGCGGGTAAATCTATTGCAATTGATGCGTTAGGGTTGTGTCTGGGTGGCCGCGCCGAAGGCGATATTGTCCGTGCCGGTGCTAACCGTGCCGATCTCTGCGCCCGCTTTTCCCTGAAAGATACGCCGGCAGCGCTGCGCTGGCTTGAAGCTAATCAGCTTGAAGAGGGCCGCGAGTGCCTGCTGCGTCGCGTTATCAGCAGTGACGGGCGCTCCCGCGGATTTATCAACGGCACCGCCGTTCCACTGTCGCAACTGCGCGAACTAGGCCAGCTTCTGATCCAGATCCACGGTCAGCATGCTCACCAGCTTCTGATTAAATCCGATCACCAGAAGAATTTGCTCGACGGTTATTCCGGAGAAATTGAACTCACTCAGCGGATGGCGGAGCATTACCGCCTGTGGCACCAAAGCTGTCGGGCACTGGCCCAGCATCAGCAGCAAAGCCAGGAACGTGCGGCACGCGCCGAACTGCTGCAGTATCAACTCAAAGAACTGAATGAATTCCATCCTCAGGCGGGTGAATTTGAACAGATTGATGAAGAATATAAGCGTCTTGCTAACAGCGGTCAGTTGCTGAGCACCAGCCAGCAGGCGCTGGATCTTCTCGCTGACGGAGAAGACGCCAATCTGCAAAGCCAGCTCTATACGGCAAAGCAGCTGGTTAGCGAACTGGTCAGCATGGACAGTAAACTTTCAGGCGTGCTGGATATGCTTGAAGAAGCCACCATCCAGATTGGTGAGGCCAGTGAAGAACTGCGTCATTATAGCGATCGCCTGGATCTGGATCCTAATCGTCTGTTTGAACTGGAACAGCGTATTTCACGGCAAATTACCCTGGCGCGTAAACATCATGTTAGCCCGGAAGAACTGCCTGTGTACCATCAGTCGCTGCTCGACGAACAGCAGCAGCTTGACGACCAGGCTGATTCACTTGAGACATTAAGTCTGGCCGTTAATAAACATCATGCATTGGCCCTTGAAACAGCTCGCCAGCTTCATCAACGCCGTCTGTCCAGCGCACAGGAACTGGCCACGCTGATTACTGACAGTATGCATACGCTTTCAATGCCGCACGGGCAATTTACCATCGAGGTTAGCTTTGATGAGCATCACCTGACGGCAGAAGGCGCAGACCGCATAGAATTTCGGGTCACTACTAACCCGGGGCAGCCGCTGCAACCTATTGCCAAAGTCGCTTCCGGCGGTGAGCTGTCGCGTATTGCGCTGGCTATTCAGGTGATTACTGCCCGTAAAATGGAAACGCCGGCACTCATTTTCGATGAAGTTGACGTGGGTATTAGCGGACCGACCGCCGCGGTCGTCGGTAAGCTTTTGCGTCAGCTAGGTGAATCGACACAGGTAATGTGTGTTACTCACCTGCCGCAGGTTGCAGGCTGCGGGCATCATCATTTTGTGGTAAGCAAAGAAACCGATGGTGAAATGACCGAAACCCACATGCATCCGCTGGATAAACGTGCCCGACTCCAGGAATTAGCCCGCCTGCTTGGCGGAAGTGAAGTCACACGTAATACCCTGGCAAATGCGAAAGAACTGCTGGCGGCATAA
- a CDS encoding RnfH family protein: protein MPGKIAVEVAYGFPQKQYLLRVSLEEGATVEDAIRASGLLTLRTEIDLSQNKVGIYSRPVKLQDGVQDGDRVEVYRPLIADPKELRRQRAEKSAKK, encoded by the coding sequence GTGCCGGGTAAGATTGCGGTTGAAGTCGCTTATGGCTTTCCCCAGAAGCAATATTTGCTGAGAGTGAGTCTGGAAGAGGGGGCGACGGTTGAAGACGCCATTCGCGCTTCTGGATTGCTGACGCTGCGTACGGAAATCGATCTTAGCCAGAATAAAGTTGGTATATACAGCCGTCCGGTAAAATTACAGGATGGCGTTCAGGATGGTGACAGAGTGGAGGTTTATCGGCCGCTGATTGCCGATCCTAAAGAGCTGCGTCGCCAGCGGGCAGAGAAGTCGGCCAAAAAGTAA
- the bamE gene encoding outer membrane protein assembly factor BamE — MRCKTLTAAAAVLLMLTAGCSTLERVVYRPDINQGNYLAPNDVSKIRVGMTQQQVAYALGTPMMSDPFGTNTWFYVFRQQPGHEDVTQQTLTLTFNSAGTLTNIDNKPALTSK, encoded by the coding sequence ATGCGCTGTAAAACGCTAACTGCTGCCGCAGCGGTTCTTCTGATGTTGACCGCAGGCTGTTCCACTCTGGAGCGAGTGGTTTACCGTCCTGACATCAACCAGGGAAACTATCTGGCACCTAATGATGTTTCAAAAATTCGTGTCGGTATGACGCAGCAGCAGGTTGCTTATGCACTGGGTACACCGATGATGTCCGATCCGTTTGGCACCAACACGTGGTTCTACGTTTTCCGCCAGCAGCCAGGCCATGAAGATGTTACCCAGCAGACGCTGACGCTGACCTTTAACAGCGCCGGCACGTTAACGAATATCGATAACAAACCTGCGCTTACCAGCAAGTAA
- a CDS encoding TetR/AcrR family transcriptional regulator, which translates to MITKKQVRTPGRPRKFDAEHAVAVAQRLFHAKGYDAVSIVDVTDTLDINPPSFYGAFGNKAGLYSRVLDRYAKTGAIPLTQLLRDDRTVAEALTDLLTEAARRYGEDEVCTGCLVIEGTRCNDQQARQASNVFHRAAEDTIRRFIATRYPQDAGRLTDFVSTVMSGLSAKARQGHSVEQLLSSARLAGLALAALIKD; encoded by the coding sequence GTGATCACTAAAAAACAGGTAAGAACGCCTGGACGCCCCCGAAAATTCGACGCTGAACACGCCGTTGCTGTTGCTCAGAGATTATTTCATGCAAAAGGTTATGACGCGGTCAGCATCGTTGATGTTACCGATACCCTTGATATTAATCCTCCGAGTTTTTATGGCGCTTTTGGTAATAAGGCCGGATTGTATTCCCGCGTGCTGGATCGCTATGCCAAAACAGGCGCGATCCCCCTTACTCAACTGCTGCGTGACGATCGAACCGTGGCGGAAGCGTTGACCGATCTGCTGACCGAGGCAGCCCGGCGCTATGGTGAAGATGAAGTGTGTACTGGCTGCCTGGTTATTGAGGGGACACGGTGTAATGATCAACAGGCTCGTCAGGCCTCAAACGTTTTCCATAGGGCCGCTGAGGACACTATTCGCCGTTTTATAGCGACTCGCTATCCGCAAGATGCCGGACGTCTGACCGACTTTGTCAGCACCGTTATGTCCGGACTGTCTGCTAAGGCTCGTCAGGGTCACAGTGTTGAGCAGCTTCTCTCAAGCGCCCGTCTTGCGGGGCTGGCACTGGCCGCCCTTATCAAGGATTAA
- a CDS encoding type II toxin-antitoxin system RatA family toxin — translation MPQINRTALVPFSAEQMYNLVNDVDSYPEFIPGCTGSRVLESGPSQMTAAVDVSKAGISKTFTTRNTLSSNQSILMHLVDGPFKKLIGGWTFTPLGQDACKIEFQLDFEFTNMLIELAFGRIFKELAASMVQAFTTRAKEVYSAG, via the coding sequence ATGCCACAGATTAATCGTACTGCGCTGGTCCCGTTCAGCGCGGAGCAGATGTATAACTTAGTGAATGACGTGGATTCTTATCCTGAGTTTATTCCGGGGTGCACCGGAAGTCGGGTGCTTGAGTCCGGGCCATCACAGATGACCGCGGCGGTCGATGTGTCGAAAGCCGGGATCAGTAAAACGTTTACTACGCGTAATACGCTCAGCAGTAATCAAAGTATTCTGATGCATTTGGTTGACGGGCCGTTCAAAAAATTAATTGGCGGCTGGACGTTTACTCCACTCGGTCAGGATGCCTGCAAGATTGAGTTCCAGCTCGATTTTGAATTTACCAATATGCTGATCGAACTGGCATTTGGGCGCATATTTAAAGAGCTGGCCGCCAGTATGGTTCAGGCTTTTACCACGCGAGCGAAAGAGGTTTACAGTGCCGGGTAA
- a CDS encoding type II toxin-antitoxin system CcdA family antitoxin encodes MKQRTTQSVTVTLERDLIAAARAAGLNMSQTLATALDAELKMHAATRWKEENREGLEALNRFHDEHGHFSDDYRTF; translated from the coding sequence ATGAAACAACGTACTACTCAGAGTGTTACCGTCACACTGGAACGCGATTTGATCGCTGCCGCCCGTGCTGCTGGGTTGAATATGAGTCAGACTCTGGCCACAGCCCTTGATGCCGAACTGAAAATGCACGCCGCCACTCGCTGGAAAGAAGAAAATCGGGAAGGGCTGGAGGCACTTAACCGCTTCCATGATGAGCATGGACATTTCAGTGATGACTACAGGACGTTCTAA